The DNA segment ataaattaattaatgatgGGGTAATGGTGTTTTTCAGACTACATAATTCCAGCTGGTTGGAAAGTACTACCTGTTTTTACTGCAGTACATCTAGAGCCATCTTTGCACAAGAGTGCTCTGGAGTTTAATCCATGGAGATGGGaggtaattaataattatatataatgagataaaattaagctagaatggaatagaatagGGTTGTCCTAGAAATGGACCATCCTATAATtttcaaaaatgatatatgtactATTCTTGGGCTGTTTGTACAAATTTTTGGAGTGGACCTTTTTGATTTCGACAACCTAACTGTTTTACTCCCTTTTTCATCAAGGTGGAATGCACTATTGCTTTACACAACCTTACGCTTTGGATTCCATTACATTTTCAAATCAATTCCAAGTTTAATGTGCACGTGCGAAACTAATACCAAATTGAGTGGTTTATTGATATTAATTttgatgtttttctttttaattatggTAATATGCAGTCTGAAGATCCAACACTGTGTAAGAAATTTACACCTTTCGGCGGAGGAATAAGATGCTGCCCAGGATCAGATCTTGCCAAGGTTGAAGTTGCTTTCTTCCTCCATCACCTTCTACAAAATTTCAGGTAACTTCTTTGTGGATgaaggttttattcctctttCTTTCATGCTATATCTGTATTATTAAGTTAATAGAATGATACGTgccattttattaaaaaaaaaaaaaaatcaaaatgttaaataaagatgttttttttttcttaaagctttgatttggattaattatactttattaataaatttatttgagaaaaagtatattattttaatattgatATAATTATATAGGTGGAGGACAGAAAGTGTTGACCAACCAATGGCATATCCATACGTAGAATTTGAGAAAGGGCTGAAGTTAAATTTGGATCCTTGTTCAAGTTGGACCTCAAATCCTCATTaggctttttttttctcttctatGTTATTTTCGTATCTTCTTTTCAATTAGTTGTAAGTCTTTGTGAGTCTTTGTCTTTTTATTGAAAGGAAAGGTTGTTAATTCCACAATTATCTATACGACTGTCTTTTCTTTCAATTCATATTTACTAAAATTTTATGTGGATTATAATTGTTGAACATATTATAAGCAacctttttatttatataataattataatatcttATCCGTCACTGTCTAATTAAAGAATAGTCTTAAACACTGgccatatttataaatataaatttaatttaatttcgtATTGAAAATAGAAAGTGAGACTGACCTATATTAATATGGTAGATTTTCAACATATGTAAATGCGTATTGTAAAGCCTTAAAAATAAGACTTGACCAAAGTGAACAATGTTTATATAATATTGGatcaaaaatattaaaattgataTCAGAATCTTATGAATATATATACAAGTCATACATCCAATAAAAATTTGTTAAGATCACGATCATTAAGATTACCATTGAACTAAAAGGtctaattttactttttttcgcTTCTAGTAAGAGAAGCTCTAGCTTCTCTCTAAAACTTTCCATACTCTTCTGCTTTCCTTTCTCTTCTAAATATCTTATTCTCAGCAATTTTCCACCATTATCATTGCCATTCAACGTTTTTGATCTTGATTCTTATCAGGTTTACTCTTTGAGGTTCAGTTCCTCCTCCCATTTAGgttcagatttagtttttaggttTAGATCTACTTTTTCTTCTTACTTTGAAATCCATACTCCTTATTGTACTTCTTTTTCGTTAGATCTACACTTGTTAGctatatttctttcatttattctttttcGGTCTCAGCAAGAGCGCAAAAGGTTcatcttgtccgtagatctatagatctacgtggttgcaaaaaaagaaaggactcagatccgaacgaCCGGAAGAGCCTAAATGATGAAGTATGGGTTACAACGTTTTTTCAACGGGAATCGACTTATGAGAATGATATGATTTCTAATTTTATtgtatttgtactttttattgtattgctctttgtaatctttgtattgctctttgtagtcttccttttgctctttgtagtcttctttcttccctttgTGGATCTTGTACTGGCTATAGCCTGTATGGGTAGGAAGTCTTATTTGTTGTATCTGTACTTTTTAATCTAATGGAATGAATATgacattttattaaaaaaaaaaaaaccattgaACTAGTCTTCATATATTTCGAAATTCATATCCTAAGTCCATTGTAACTGACTGTATAGTGTTTATATATTGCTTTCCAACTTAATAGAAACACAGAGGTTTTCTAATGATCTCAAATCTCTCATTGTATGAGAGTTCTTAGTGGGTTAACAACTATGTAAGTCTCTTTTTTCCCTCTTTGTTCGTTAATCCCCTCTGCACAACAACATGACCGAAAATGGTAACATCTCCTCAAACCAAAACACTGCATTCCAATCCACAAAATCACTCTAAACACCAAATATCATATATCAATCATCCCTCAAACTCACTTCGAGCAATTATTTGCTCTGGAAAATTCAGTTACTACCAATATTAAGGGGACAAGAGTTGGCACATCACATTGATGCAACCATGCTACCATCAACTAAGAAATTTTCCATTGGAGCGGTCAATCCGACCTATGATCCCTGGTAACAAGAAGACTAACAAGTTCTTAGTTGGATAATTTCATCTCTATCAACACATGTCTTGCCTTAAGTCGTAAGGGTTGAAACTGCATCAGAGGCTTGGAAAAAGGTTACTATAGCTTATTCAACAAGCTCTCCCTCTCAGATTAGAGACCTCAAATACCATTTGTATAATTTAAAAAAGAGAATGACAATATCTCTACTTATTTgtaaatgctaaaatcattagtGATCAATTAACTGCTCTCTAGCATCCTGTTTTAGATGATGACTTGGTTGAAGCAATTCTTAATGGTCTAGGCACCGCCTATAGACCATTTGTTTGTGCTTTGGAAGCTCGTTTACAAGCCATTTCCTATGATGTTCTAATTGGTCTTCTTTTGAGTGAAGAAAGATAATTAAATCGAGAAAGTGCAACACTAATTTTCTCCCCTTCAATTAATTATTCCGccataaataatactaaacaaTTTTTCGAGCAATCATTTCAATCGAAATAATAGTATTATGCCTTTCCCTTTTGATGCAAGAACTCTAACCTATCATTATTGCAACGACACATGACATATTAGCACATAGTGCTTGTCACCCAACTTTAGTCGCAACACTCGTGAAAATTTCAAACTTTCGTCCAACATGGCTACCACTTCCAACCGTAGCTCCTCTGATTAGCTTGTTGATTCCGGTGTGCCTCATCATCTAACTGCAGATTTGGAGAATTTTCATGTTAATTCCAAATCTGATGGTCTGGAAGAAGTTAAGTATGTGATGACAACATTATCCTCATTTCTCATATTGGCCATTCTAAATTTTCTCTTTCTCAATCGTCTTGTGTACAATTCAAAAATATATTACATGTTCCTAAAACAATCATAACTTGTCATTTGTCTCCTCTGTAACTCGACCAAGTTTTATTTTAGTTGAATTTGTTTGCTAATCACTTTGGGcccgtttggtaagatgtaatgggctttgtaaTGGAATACCCATTACATTGAAGggtcattaccatgtttggttgcactttaaaattttgttgtaatggaatgagaaatccATAGactaaattttgtttaacaactattgtaattacataaaaaaaaatggattgaattctcattacatccaaCAAGTAATCCTAATTTCTATCTTTAAAGTTccatctaacctctcatttgtCAAATCTCACTTCTCAACATtctcaaaaacgcaaaaactagaaaagctaaaaaaaaagcaaaaaaataaaataaaatattgaaaaataagaaaatgagaaaataaaaaaaacggtgaaaatggaaaacaaaaaacgagaaaaatgtaaagaaaaaaaactatgaaaacacgaaaaattatatactaatttcacgattttcatattttttttattttaattatgtaaataaaattttgcgATTATATTTAACTAAGCAAACATAAGTAATGTAATGCTAATtacatttcatcatttttttaaccaaacatggtaatggaatcacaattccattccattacattacaagtttgattacattacaactttaattaaattacattgcattacgtcaTACTAAACGCACCATTTGTGTTGAAGGATTTGAAGATAAAGAATGAGATATATCAAAGAACGAATAAGAATGGCCTTCACACCATATCACTACCTTCATTTTTGCCTTGCCAAGTTTGAGCTGGCATGCTAGATTAAGGCATGCGAATTTTCCTATTATTTGGAAAACTTTGTCACTGAATATAATTGCTTTCATTAGAAACAAAATGTCCATTGTGATGTGTTAGTAAGGCACATCATTTTCCCTTTTCTAATTCTGATTTTGTTGCTACTAATCCGTCGAAATTAACTTTTTTCGGATGTATGGGCTCCTGCTCCAGTTATTTCTTGTGATAATTATTAGTTTTAGGTGCTATTTTATGATCGTTACAACAAGTTTTAGGTGCTATTTTATAACCGGAACACATCAAAATTGACtttcacttcattagagataaAGTTACTCGTAAGGCACTAAGAATTTGCTACATTTCTACAATTGATCAAATAGTAGACATTCTCACTAAACCACTTTGCAAGGTTCTGTCCACCATTAGTTTGAGGAGTATTACATATATTTACCAAGTCAAACATTTAATACAAATTTGTTAGGATTACCATTGAACTAGTCTTCCTATATTTTGAAATTCATATCCTAAGTTTGTTGTAACTAATTGGACAGTGCCTATATATTGCTTTCCAACTTAATAGAATACACATTGATTTTGTAGTTATCTCAAACCTCTCAAGTCAGGCTCTCTGCATACACGATGTTTTGATTGAGTGAAGAACCAATAACAATTCAATTCAGTCTTGAATGGATAGTGTTGAGATAGAAGACATTAGTAAAGAGTGATTCTAGAGGATGATgctatattaataaaataaatttctaATATATGTGGACAGTGGCAGATACAGAAATTCAGAGGTAAGATTCTTACTAATTTTTGTACAAAGTGTCTTAAAATAGCCAATTAGGTCCCTAAGGTATATTGAAACCGTCAATTGGATCCCTTCCGTGAttgaaataaaatttggttCGAAAAAATTGATAGCCCCATGAACTTATAGAGTGTTTGTCTTGTTAGCACtgacttgcttaaaataacatgATAAATTTACATAGTAAAATAAAGGAagatttggaaaaattaaaaactatatcgttttagataataataaattactataaacaagtttagaagGTTAATAGGCtaactttaaacaaattcatgtAACTAATATATGAGAAAACTAACGAAAAAACAGACAAACGGGGGCGAAATGCCATTTAAACAGAGCCGAACATGAGTGTTaacataaaatctctctaaatTTTTCATTATAGTTGTTAATTCATATCGTTTTCTATCAAAACTTAGACCTTGGTAAGGCTATGTGCATATTTTGGTCAGACATATCTATCTGCATCGGTGCCATGCAGAGATCAAATCTGATCCGAAAATAGACAGACAGCAGGTTTTAAATTACATTGGTCCATATCAATTAATGTTACAGCAATCGGAATATAACTCAATTTCAATGTTAATATGTGGACCATTTGATGCACTTGGTCAGTAAATAAAACTGAAATTATAACAAATCATGTAAAGGTTAAAAATCAGCTGCTTTTATTCAATATTCTTATACTAAACAAGGCtgcaatattattattatagccTCAAAGCAGTActagataattaattaatctacCATTTCAGTCAATTTCAATTCTCTGATTTCACCATTGTACCACAATAACACTTCTTACTTGGTGCTTACTATCTGACCAAACCAAATCACCAAAAACATACTTGTTTTTGGCATGAATTTTTGTCCCTTTCAGTGTAACTTTGAAGCTCTTTTCTTGTCCAATTTTGTCAAACTTCAACACTTCTGGCTCAACAATAATGGAAAGCCCAATTGGATTTCTGACATGAACTCTGTAATTACTAGGCCTGCCAACATTTTTAACCCTTCTTGTCACAGTAATTGTACCATTGAAGTTAGGGATTGTGATTGAAGGGTAATTGAAGTTTGCAAGAGTAATAGGATTTGGTGGGCATTTGTAGGGAGTATCTGACAAGGATAAAATTTGGGTTTGGTTGTAGCCACAGGCACATAAAAAGTTGAGATAATCATAAATATTTAAGTCATAAACTAGGCCTGGATCCATAGCTTCATTTGGTCTAATATGTCCTGCTCCATAACTGAATGGATCTGCTTTTGAGTTTGATGCATTCTGAATTGCCTCCTTGTTATTATCCATTGTTGTTGCTGCAAATTAATGTACAAATTATGACTAATACCAAACGTTATTTCAGTTACAAAAATGGAACTGAAACTGAAAGAAAATGGGCTGCTTAGAGGCTAGTTAAGAATACGAACCAGTAGTCATAATAGCTGATTTGATGGCTGCGGGACTCCAAGTAGGATGCATAGTACGAAGAAGACCAACAATGCCAGAAACATGAGGACATGACATTGAAGTGCCTGATACTGAATTAAATTGTACTCTTTGAGTGTCGAAGTCTTCGTTTGTTGGTCCTTGTGCTTCTGTGTATGCAGCAATTACACTCACCCCTGGTGCTGTGATGTCAGGCTGGATATAACCGAGTTACCATGTCATAATTGTATTAtgcaattcataaattatatatgtatgaAAAACCAACCTTGAGGATTTGAGGGGTAATAGAATTTGGTCCTCTTGATGAAAAAGCAGCCATGAATGGAGATGGTTTGACCCCTATTTGTGTTTGTGGAGGTGTTATATATGCAATAGGAgacctgtaacataacatatGGAAAATTATTGATTGTGAATGCAACTTGGAAGTAATTGAGAATGGAAAAGAGAAAAGATATATACTTGGTGGAGTTGATGTAAGAAAAGATAGAAAGGCCATTGGTGTAATTGAGATGGGAAgcaggaagaagatgaggatcAGCTAGGATTTCATTCTGAGAAGCAATGTCATTAACAAGTACCATTCCTACTGCACCTGCTATTGCTGCTTCTTCACCTTTCTCTACTCTTGCATTTACTCCTCTTAGGCACACCAATATCTTTCCTTTTGCCTTTTTCGGGTCAAGCGTTCCATTTTTGCACAGCAGACTACATTTTTCAATTATGCAACCCATTAATCATTGAGGTTTTCTCATAATGAATAATCATTGAGGTTTTCAATTTCTTTAGTCGATTGAATCCTTACGCATCATTTACAGTTGAATTGAGTGCTCTAGCATCTGCAGCACTTATAATTGGGAAAAACTTATTCTTTCTCTTCTTTGGCAAGGATGTTCTTGATAAGCTCTCTCCCTTTAAACAGAACATGCATGTTAAGGAAAAGTAGAAGCTAGTTGAGGTCAGAAATTGATGATTAATCTATTTGAAACAAACCTTGTACTTGATGTGGTTACCAAGAATGACATAACTAGAGAATTCCCTATCCATAGTACTAGCTCCAACAGTGATCTGCCAGGGAGCAAGATTGGAAGCAGTAGAATCAGCAGGACCTGAATTTCCAGCAGAACAAATGACTACAATGCCATGCTTAACAGCATGAAAAGACCCAATAGCAACACTATCATTGAAAAATTGGGTAGCTTCTCCTCCGAGTGAGACAGAGAGCACGTCAACTCCGTCCATAATAGCAGCATCAAATGCAGCTATAATATCTGCATCAAAGCATTCGTTTCCAGAAATAGGTGGATAGCAGACCTTGTATGCTGCTACTCGAGCTCTCGGTGATCCTCCTTTTGCTGTTCCATTGCCTAAACCAAATACACTAGCTCCTGCTACGAAATTCCCACCTGCTGTTGATAAGGTGTGAGATCCATGTCCTTCTTTGTCTCTTGGTGTATTGAAGCTCGAATTTAGATGACCAACCACCGCTTCATACCCTTTGTTGAAGTACCTTGCTCCGATCAGCTTCCTAAGTGCATGTTtggatttataattttagtaaacTTGAAAATTAATAAAGGTAAAATGTCTAATAAATTGAATTACCAGCAAATATATAACATAGTTTATAATTGGAGACTCAATATATTCTTTTATGAGTCTATTTTACTATGGGGTAGATGGAGATGAAAATGGAGTGGTGATTAAAATATTTGATTCGGATATATCCACTTAACTTAAATCAAGATTAGTGTGATATTGGATCATTTGGATGAAAAGAAATGTAGATGAATTTAAAATGCACAGTTTTTAatgctgtatttttttttttggctgcACTTACTATTCATAATTTAAAGCGACAAAAGTTAGTGCCTTGGATTAAGCAAATAGTACAGAAACCAATATTGTCAATTAAGAAACCAGTTTCGAGTGCAACAATAACAATAGTGAGTCCAAAATTCAACTtttcatattttatatttttgtatctGTTGAAGTAATAGAAGAAATGAAGATAACATAAAGTATGATCAACTTGGGTCAAAATAAATGCATGGGCCGACCAATAAAATATACACCTACTGATGGTTCGCATATTAAACTACTATATGCTAAACATATATCAAGAACGATATCATATAGTATATTATAGAAATTTTGTAATAGAACTTGACTTCTGTCTTGGCTTTAGAGTAAGGTATACCAGAAAGAGTGGGAAACTGAAAACAGGAAAGTCAATATTTTAATCTAATATGGTGCATTGTATCTTTTCATGCTTTTAGACAGTATAGTCAAAACctaaatttgttaattaataattctgattaaagggcggcccggtcgcattacgcgtccccgctgagcgagggtccggggaggggtcccaccacaagggtgtattgggggcaagcctttccttgccaatttaattgacAAGAGGCTgcccctaagactcgaacccgtgacctctggtcacacgacaacaacgttttaccgttgcgccaaggctcgccctaaTTAATAATTCTGATTAAAGTAGGAAAATTCCAGGAGAGCCAACATTAATATAATTTCTAATAGCATCTCCAATGATATATAACGAAGAGTTCTTTTAACAGATTAACTCCTCGTCAACAGCTTAATAAGTATTTGAGCAGTTGACGGGAATTTTAGCTGCGGCTTAATGAGATACAATAATAATTTGTGACTGATATAGTATGTGTATTGAATCATGGGGTTGTGAGTGTTGGAAATATGAGATGATTAGAGTTTGAAAAAGTAGGTTTATTTATAGTTTGATAAAGAGCACAAGAAAGAAAAATGTACCTGTTGCAACGGAAAGAAGCATCAAAGTCATTTTGACATATTCCTTTCCACTTAGATGGAATCGGTCCATAGCCATGGTCACTAAAGCTTTTAGATTCTGGCCAGACGCCTTCCATGATTCCATTTCAGAATTAAGGTCCCAACAACACAAACCAAACAATGTCAACATATGCATATTCACACTTTTTATCCATTTATAAAGCTTTCATTATGATTCATATTCCTTATACTTGTATCATTGTTTCTAATGGTCCTTATATTTTATTCCTCCGCACCTCTTTTTGACATTCAGTTACAATTTTATTGGTTTACCTGAAAGTTATCTAAGATAATCTAAAACATTCAAGACATAACCAACAAAACTTAAATGAGTGTTAATGGAGTAGGTGGCTATTCAAACCCTCAAAGCTTTGAAAAACTTCTCTATTTCCACATTTTTAACTAGCTGCATAATAGGCTTAGATTGGCCCTCAACTTGCCTTTAATTGTAAATTTTAGGCTAAATCTATAATTTAAGTCCTTAAATTTCTACCTTTTTAAAAATTAAggcattcatttattttttttaactaaatttctaaactttaattttcATGCACACCTGTTGGCAATAAtaattgaatttaaaatttcattttcaaactaatacataaaaatattaacaaaagaATATAGATACAATAGCTTATACTAACAACCGTACATCATCTTATATAagctaacttttttttttttttgaaaaatcttATATAAACTAACTTAGACTAAATAGAGTAAATTCAATTTATGGGAAAAATTATATTAAGCCCGTAATCTTTATAATTTCTATTGATTAAGTCACTGATATTTAATTTTCACACATATTAAgctatttactttttttaagtaGAGGCAGAGAGCAAGAAGGTTGAGAGGCAAGACTCATCCCAACTAGATTGACAAAGCTATTTACTGATTGTTTATCTAATGGAAGGATTAACGATGATTCAATGTGTGAAAACTTTTCAGGGAAGGAAAAATAAATATTCAAAACTTATTTTTTATAATCATAAGATTTAtcttaaattttattgaaaatcaacattaaaattaatttagtcAAATTGTATTCCTATGaggacataaaaaaaaaaaaaaaaaaaagtgtgagACTCGTTATGTATGAGAAAATCACGGAATCCATTGAGCTGAGCAGTACAATTAGGACTAGGACCATCTTTGTCATGTGTATATTCAAATGATTATAACATTAGATCTAATCTGAACAGCTTTTGATGCCTCTCAACTATGGAGTTGACTCTATATTTGTTgaataaaatagaaagaaaatataCCAACCAACCAACCTGTATCAAGATTTCCAATAATTACATCTTGACCATATCTGGCTTTCTCCCATATTGATTTGGAAGAAACCACACTCTCTTTCTCAAGTCCAAGAAAGCTCCATGAATGAGTTGTGTGCAGCTTTTTACCCTTGTTTAAGAACACTGAGATCACTCTTGGATGCTCTGtatcaaaatcaaacatacATATTCAAAAACAGACCAAAAACTGAGTAATTAAACAGAGAAAAATGTCTTACTAGCTATTTGAGCAGCTACTTCATCTTCTAAAATGGCAGCAAAACCATTTATATGCCTTGTGTAGGAGTAAAATATTGCATCTTGGGCAATGTCTCTACATTGACAAAATAAGAACATGTAATGGAactaaataaatgaaaataaacaaaattgaaaaagcAATCAAACCTTCCCAAGAATGATCCAAGGAAATCATAGTGAGACTCTGTAACCAGATTTTGATGAACAGAAAAGATTTCAGGGCCATGGGAATGTGAACCCAAGTACACAACATATGACTGCCaaacaaaacaaattaaaatatatacaaattcatgctaaaaaaaactaaaaaaaacaaatgaatgcATACCTTTTTGGAGGCAAATGTGGGTCTCTGAACAACGAGGAGAAAGACAAATGATAAGAAGCAAAAGATAGGATTTGGTGACCTCATTTCTAACTCCTTATAGTAAGTAAGTATACAAAATAAGGGCAGCCAATCTGTTTCTTTCCCTGTTTTTTAGGGGCTTTCCCCTGCCTTTATATAATACTAAACTAGTTTGACTTGAACCTCTTCTCTTCTCTAGGAAAAATGGAAaactaatataatataaaaagatCAATTTAATTTATTGGATGTTTTACTTTAAGAAGATGCAAAGATTCAATAAGACAAGAGAAGATAGGGTATATAggaaaaaaagaatagaatctTCTGTATGAGATCATTGGTAATATAGTTATCCAATCATCAACTCATGGTTTTATTTCAAATAGACGATTTATGGTGTAATAGGCATGGCTTGAGTCTATCAAATGCAATGTTATTAAACCACACCCACATCAAACCAGATTTATAGAAAGGTCACCGGTTATTTGGATTGGCCGGACTAGATAAcgtaataaattaataaataattatatatatatatatatattaaatatatataattaatttaaaattatttttataaattacatatatccaaaataaactataaacaaattttgatttgttttttttatcaacttgagacttaaatatataacggataaattaagtttagaataacttgaaatatgtcAACGTATTCTATGTAATGAGATCTTTTTTAAtggtatattataaactcaaaacagaTAAgtgataaataagaaattaatgcTCAAAGTTAATCACTTGAAATGATTTTGAAGaggataaaagaaaattaagtttCTCCATCCCACATAAAAAAGACATGATAATTTTCACTAGTTTATAAGTGATGTCGTTGATAATGAGTAATGCTTCTGATCACTTTTGAGATGACCTGAATCCAATAGAAAACAATATCAGAATCTGGTGTACCATCTCCGATAATCAGAAATATACATTGGATAAAGTATAAACTTGAAAGCATTTAAGTGAGAATAGTAAAAAGTACCTTGAGCTTTGTTTTCAAAAGATATTTATAGGTAATTACATACTTAAAGTATTTTGCACTTTCCACGCGTAAGCTCGTGATTAGATTTGACAATGTGCCTTTCCACGTGTAAACTCTCGGTTGGTTTCACACTCATTTTCCTTTATGTCATTCCGTAATGTACGACGTATTCTAGGGAAAATGAGCGTACCTTTGAGGTCTGAACCGCTCATTGGTCCACATGTCTAGCTAGTTAAGCTAATTAAGTTCTATTTTAAGTCTTTATATTATTGTAAGTGCCACATCCTTTAAGCTCACTTTAGTATGGGCCCCTGCCATAAGCCCATTTCTTTGATTCGGTTAGGCCTTCGTCCAGGCTTAATTAATTCATATGATATCAGATGCCCCTCATAtgcttttaagagctttttagGGCTTTACCATATGGAGAAATGAGGTCATTTTAGGTACGTAGATCTAAAATGACGTTTCAATAGCTTTTCACGTGAGCCGTCATATCATTACCAACTATTATTGCTTTAGCTTTTAAGACAAACAAAAAGCCTTTGCAGTAATGATGAcaatttttttgaaattctcGTTTTGTGTATAACGAAGAAAGGCACATTCTATCATTCACCTTTTGATTTCACCATTTCCTCTGCAACTAGTCCTATAAGTTTCTTCATGTTTCTCttcatttaatttttcttaatttcctTT comes from the Euphorbia lathyris chromosome 5, ddEupLath1.1, whole genome shotgun sequence genome and includes:
- the LOC136230149 gene encoding subtilisin-like protease SBT5.3, with product MRSPNPIFCFLSFVFLLVVQRPTFASKKSYVVYLGSHSHGPEIFSVHQNLVTESHYDFLGSFLGRDIAQDAIFYSYTRHINGFAAILEDEVAAQIAKHPRVISVFLNKGKKLHTTHSWSFLGLEKESVVSSKSIWEKARYGQDVIIGNLDTGVWPESKSFSDHGYGPIPSKWKGICQNDFDASFRCNRKLIGARYFNKGYEAVVGHLNSSFNTPRDKEGHGSHTLSTAGGNFVAGASVFGLGNGTAKGGSPRARVAAYKVCYPPISGNECFDADIIAAFDAAIMDGVDVLSVSLGGEATQFFNDSVAIGSFHAVKHGIVVICSAGNSGPADSTASNLAPWQITVGASTMDREFSSYVILGNHIKYKGESLSRTSLPKKRKNKFFPIISAADARALNSTVNDALLCKNGTLDPKKAKGKILVCLRGVNARVEKGEEAAIAGAVGMVLVNDIASQNEILADPHLLPASHLNYTNGLSIFSYINSTKSPIAYITPPQTQIGVKPSPFMAAFSSRGPNSITPQILKPDITAPGVSVIAAYTEAQGPTNEDFDTQRVQFNSVSGTSMSCPHVSGIVGLLRTMHPTWSPAAIKSAIMTTATTMDNNKEAIQNASNSKADPFSYGAGHIRPNEAMDPGLVYDLNIYDYLNFLCACGYNQTQILSLSDTPYKCPPNPITLANFNYPSITIPNFNGTITVTRRVKNVGRPSNYRVHVRNPIGLSIIVEPEVLKFDKIGQEKSFKVTLKGTKIHAKNKYVFGDLVWSDSKHQVRSVIVVQW